One part of the Macaca mulatta isolate MMU2019108-1 chromosome 6, T2T-MMU8v2.0, whole genome shotgun sequence genome encodes these proteins:
- the LOC696885 gene encoding uncharacterized protein LOC696885 isoform X3: MCHHAQVKQSQMEYQETCYHQVLSTAVCRIQTWRAQWCPLVFGTFCILMIMLRRGPGSGQQSFLRCDVVPLASCSENSQQHRYTASRTGTDSH; encoded by the exons GTGAAACAGTCACAAATGGAATATCAAGAAACATGCTAT CACCAGGTATTATCTACTGCTGTCTGCAGAATTCAGACATGGAGGGCTCAATGGTGTCCCCTGGTCTTTGGAACATTCTGTATTTTAATGATCATG CTAAGGAGAGGCCCCGGATCAGGACAGCAGAGTTTTCTCAGATGTGATGTGGTGCCCCTTGCATCCTGCTCAGAGAATTCTCAGCAGCACAG ATACACTGCCTCTAGGACTGGGACAGATAGCCACTGA